CATCCTACCTGTCGTAATCTTGGACACCGTATTTTgggattaatatatatatataatttgaaaaatgttatttatatgataaaatttataagcgttgtatatttatttttaaaaaaataaataaatataaaatatatttaaaaattttaattttttaataataaatactttctttttaaaaaaaatatataataattttatattttatgactatatttaatattactcgtATAATTAATAGAAACTTTTGCAAGAGTACAACGGATTGAAGATTTTTGTTACATTGAACATTTTGCAATAATGCGATGGaagatatttttcttcttcGTATTCTTCTTCCCATATATATGGACACACAGAAAATATCATACTGGTGAAGTTGATCTTTTGCTTCCCACCCTTCCCTGGCCGCTTGAACATACCTTAATACATGATTACTGAagttaacatatattatatgctaattaTTTCTAAAATGGTATAAGATGGCGAACAAATTAAAATGGTCAAAGTGTAAATTAATGCATGGTTGGTGCAGTACTAGTAGCAGTATTAGTACATCTCAAGATTTTTCTCGAGAAAGTCATTCAACATCTCAGCAGTTTTAACCACCACATCATAATAATACACCAAACAAGGAAGGCAAAGCCAACCCAACAGCTGGTCCCAACTAACTTTCTCATTAAACATAATTGCATCAACAAATTTCAAAGAACCCATCCCCTCCACCCATACGACATGTCCATTCTCTCTTATCTAAAAGAGAACATGCTTTATTAGTTTTCGaaaattatacaataattatatgagaaatgCGAGAAATGTTGGATTTGACATTCATAAATATCTACCTCGACTCTAATGATTTATTTCTGTCTCGGCGAATCCAGGAGGATAATTATTCTGTTTAAACTCAATAGTTTATACCTGACAAAAAGTCAAAAAACCAACCCCaaacattaataaataaaaaaagagagctTCAAAGGGAGATGACAGAAATCGTTAGCAACTACAACGATTATAGTCCATCATGCAGAGCATGAGAAGAGGGCCCCACGACATGATGACCCCTTCAATCTCATCGGCTGTTGGAACATGGGGGTGGGGTTGCGGACCCGTCTGTCACTCTCAGTTTCAGGGGCTTCAAAGATCAAAGCTTTGAGAGACATCTTCTTCAAGGTTCTATTGTATGTGAGAGGGCTTTTGGCGATGATGTTTGGTTGCAATTGCTTTTTTTGGAACAGGGTCACCGATTTGTCTTCGCCTCCTGAGCCCAAACCATTCTCGCTGCCGGCTCCGATTCCCATATGGCCTGAAGGTACGGGGCTTTTGGGTTTCGCTGGAGTGTGTGTTTTGGGTCAGTTGTGGTTGTTGATTTTGCTTTTCTGATTAATGGGTGTTTCTGGATTTTGTTGGATTATGGCTTGATTGTGGAAATGGATCATGGGTTGAAGATGTTGCCTGATCATATTTGTTTCTTACGGGTACTGTTATTAGTCTTTTTTGCTGAGTAACTATGTGTTAATCCGATATCATGTATTGCAAAGAGGGatttgatatttataaaaatgtgcAATTTCTTTCTCTTACTGTTCGGGGTCAACTTGAACTTCGTCTAACTATCTGAGCTTGAGCTTGATCGCTTGTGTTTCCCTTTTCGCTTGCCCTGAGAATATGACAATTCTGCGAGAGGCGCCGTTATTTATTATTCCGCTTTATTCTATACTTTGGCAATAGGGTTCGCAACTTCGTATTGTTTTGTCGGCTGGccattttgtatttgaattttgcTAAGGGTAAAAGGGAAAATACCAATTAatcttgaattgtttttattctACTGTTTAGGTGAATTGGATTGTTGTTGAAGTGTAttcttttgttaaaaataaattcaaagctGATCATACATTTCAGAGGGGGCACCCGTTGTACGCTTTTGATGACATGATTAACTATTTGGAACAGAGAAAACGTTCTGAtgtcttttattttccttcGGGTGTACTTTTGGAACAATGTAGGATCATTCCTTGCGAAAGAGGTTCTATTAAATTGATATGAActtgtgactttttttttttttttccccagaaTATCTATATAAAGACTTTTATGTTCCTTGATGGCTAGCTTTTGTTCTGTTGAAGCTCGTGGAGCAGGGTGTCTCTTCAGAAATTGTAAACTCTTTGAGAAATTCCTACATTCTGTCAAATTGGATATCGGATTTCTTTTCTTCAGTTAAGATTATTCTAAGAACATGATTTATAACTTCAGAGCTCCAGCACATTGTTGGTAAAAACTCACCTTAAGCACAAAGTGCCAGAGCTGAGCACTTTGCTTACCACAAGCAAAGCGTAAAAGGCGTGCACTGCTTACCAAGTACCTGGGGCTTTCACCGGCATTGTTAGCACTTTGATTTTTCCTTTGATAACTAAATAAACTTTGAGATCTGTCTGTTTGTtccataacctttttttttctaggCTGGCACTTTGTGTCATTTATGCTCAATTACTGTTGGTTTGGATATTTATATTGATTTCATGTTTCAAGGGCATTGTACTTTATCATAATATGTTTCAAGGTTATTGtgcattttaatctctttttagtGTGAAAATTCAGTTTACtttgttaaattattttactgcaTCCTTGCCTTCTTAGGTGGAAGTTTTGCCTGTGGAAAAATAAGTCTTGGAGAATTAGAAGTTATTAAAATCACCAGCTTTGAGTTAATTTGGGGCTCTAACCTGATACAAGACAATAAGGGTGTTGCATTTTATAAACCGGTGGGTATACCTGATGGTTTCTATTGCCTTGGCCACTACTGCCAACCTAACAGCCAGCCTTTACGAGGATTTGTTCTTGTGGCTAGAGAAGTAGATACTCATCTGTCAGAAACCGCCCATGCTTGTGACCCTGATCAGTCACCTGCTCTTCAAGAGCCCCTTGATTATGCCTTAATATGGAGTTCTGATTACGGAAGCAAGGAAAATAATGGTGGATGTTGTTATGTTTGGCTACCTCAGCCACCTGAGGGTTACAAGCCCATGGGCTATTTGGTTACTGACAAGCCAGACAAGCCTGAGTTGGATCAAGTGAGATGTGTTCGAGCTGACCTAACCGACAAATGTGAAATTTACCGCCTCTTACTTGGTACCAGTTCTAAATTACCAAATTATCCATTTCGAGTTTGGGATACGAGACCCTCTCGCCGGGGAATGCTGGGGAGAGGAGTTCCTGTAGGGACATTTCTCTGTGGTAGCTACTGGGACGCTGGAGAAGAGCTGAATATTGCATGTTTGAAGAATCTAAGTCATACTTTACCTGCAATGCCAAACATTGATCAGATTCATGCACTAATCCACCACTATGGACCCACTGTATTTTTTCATCCTGAAGAGGTCTTCTTGCCATCATCTGTTCCATGGTTTTTCAAAAATGGAGCACGGTTGTTCAGAGCTGGCTTTCTAGATGGTGAGGCTATTGATGCAAGTGGCTCAAATTTGCCAGCTGGGGGAAAGAATGACGGGGAGTTTTGGATTGATTTACCAGGTGATGATCGGAGAGAGAGTGTCAAACATGGAAACTTGGAAAGTGCAAAACTTTACGTTCATGTCAAGCCAGCTCTAGGAGGAACTTTTACTGACATTGCAATGTGGGTTTTCTGCCCCTTCAATGGACCAGTTACGCTTAAAGTCGGGTTAGTGAATATTGCTCTAAGTAAGATGGGACAGCATGTGGGTGACTGGGAGCATATCACACTCCGTATATGCAACTTCACTGGAGAGCTTTGGAGTATATACTTCTCACAGCACAGCGGGGGTGAATGGGTAAATGCTTATGATTTGGAGTACATAGAGGGGAATAAAGCTGTTGTTTACTCATCAAAAAGTGGGCACGCAAGCTACCCTCATCCAGGAATCTATCTCCAGGGCTCCTCAAAGCTTGGGATTGGAGTTAGGAATGACTGTGCTCTAAGTAACTTATATGTAGATTCAAGCATCCGTTATCAATTAGTTGCGGCAGAGTATCTTGGAGATGAGGTTGTTACAGAACCTTTCTGGTTGCAGTTTATGAGAGAGTGGGGTCCAACTCTCATCTATGATTCGAGAACTGAACTggataaaataattaagaa
This is a stretch of genomic DNA from Carya illinoinensis cultivar Pawnee chromosome 3, C.illinoinensisPawnee_v1, whole genome shotgun sequence. It encodes these proteins:
- the LOC122305396 gene encoding uncharacterized protein LOC122305396 isoform X1, whose amino-acid sequence is MGVGLRTRLSLSVSGASKIKALRDIFFKVLLYVRGLLAMMFGCNCFFWNRVTDLSSPPEPKPFSLPAPIPIWPEGGSFACGKISLGELEVIKITSFELIWGSNLIQDNKGVAFYKPVGIPDGFYCLGHYCQPNSQPLRGFVLVAREVDTHLSETAHACDPDQSPALQEPLDYALIWSSDYGSKENNGGCCYVWLPQPPEGYKPMGYLVTDKPDKPELDQVRCVRADLTDKCEIYRLLLGTSSKLPNYPFRVWDTRPSRRGMLGRGVPVGTFLCGSYWDAGEELNIACLKNLSHTLPAMPNIDQIHALIHHYGPTVFFHPEEVFLPSSVPWFFKNGARLFRAGFLDGEAIDASGSNLPAGGKNDGEFWIDLPGDDRRESVKHGNLESAKLYVHVKPALGGTFTDIAMWVFCPFNGPVTLKVGLVNIALSKMGQHVGDWEHITLRICNFTGELWSIYFSQHSGGEWVNAYDLEYIEGNKAVVYSSKSGHASYPHPGIYLQGSSKLGIGVRNDCALSNLYVDSSIRYQLVAAEYLGDEVVTEPFWLQFMREWGPTLIYDSRTELDKIIKNLPVLIRYSVESMFDKLPVELYGEEGPTGPKEKNNWVGDERS
- the LOC122305396 gene encoding uncharacterized protein LOC122305396 isoform X2, with the translated sequence MASFCSVEARGAGCLFRNCGSFACGKISLGELEVIKITSFELIWGSNLIQDNKGVAFYKPVGIPDGFYCLGHYCQPNSQPLRGFVLVAREVDTHLSETAHACDPDQSPALQEPLDYALIWSSDYGSKENNGGCCYVWLPQPPEGYKPMGYLVTDKPDKPELDQVRCVRADLTDKCEIYRLLLGTSSKLPNYPFRVWDTRPSRRGMLGRGVPVGTFLCGSYWDAGEELNIACLKNLSHTLPAMPNIDQIHALIHHYGPTVFFHPEEVFLPSSVPWFFKNGARLFRAGFLDGEAIDASGSNLPAGGKNDGEFWIDLPGDDRRESVKHGNLESAKLYVHVKPALGGTFTDIAMWVFCPFNGPVTLKVGLVNIALSKMGQHVGDWEHITLRICNFTGELWSIYFSQHSGGEWVNAYDLEYIEGNKAVVYSSKSGHASYPHPGIYLQGSSKLGIGVRNDCALSNLYVDSSIRYQLVAAEYLGDEVVTEPFWLQFMREWGPTLIYDSRTELDKIIKNLPVLIRYSVESMFDKLPVELYGEEGPTGPKEKNNWVGDERS